ATACTGGTTGTTGCAACATCGCCGCAATTTCCACTAATGGTATAGGTAATTGTATGAGTTCCCACTCCCGCAGCAGAGGGATCAAATGTTCCGGCGTTAATGTCAACAATTCCATTTCCACTCCAAACACCACCTGCTGTTGCTGCAGTGAGGGTAAATGGACTGGTTAATTCGCAAACAGGACTCACCGGTGTTATGCTTGCATCTGCACCCGTAGCACTGATGTTAATGTTGAAGGTAGAAACTGCAGAACAAGTACCAGATGTGGTGTAGGTAACGGTATAAGAACCATTGCCCGAATTCGCAATGTCAATTTCACCGGTACTTGAATTAATCAAACAACCATTGCAGGAATAGGTACCACCCGAAGTTCCAGTTAATGTTGGAAGCGGATTGGGAGAACTTGGACAATAATTTACATCGCTGTAAGAAATACTTGCATCGTCCTGAGGGTTCACCGTAAAGTTGCTGCTGCTGGTAGAAGAACATCCGTTCACATCGCTTGCAGTTAACACCACAGTGTAGGTTCCTGCACTATAAATTTCAGCAGAAGGATTACTTTGATTCGATGTATTTCCATTATCGAAATCCCAACTATAAGCTATCGGTGCTGTTCCTCCTGTACTGGTATTTGTAACTGTTAAGGTATCGTGTTCACACTGATCCATCGGTGCAGAAGTGAATGAAGCAACAGGACCTGCAGGAAATGCATTTATGGAATAAACTTCAGAATAAACATTGTTGCTGGCATCAGTTACAACAAAGGTTACATTGTAATTTCCCGCCGAAGCAAATGTGTAGGATCCGTTTTGGGTTGACACCACATTAACAGTGCCGTCTCCAAATTCCCATGCATAAGTGTAAGGGGCTGTTCCTCCACTTGGATTGGAAGTAAAATTAAATCCGTTATTCATACAGAAGTCCGCAACGGAATTAGAACTTATCAGTAATGATCCACAGGTATTCATTACATGAAATCCGAGATAGGTAAATGTATTTACGGGATAAACATTCCATGTGTTTTCGCCATCACCGGTCCATACAGTAGTTCCGCTTTGTACATTCGGTTTTCTGCGCAGGGTATGATCCAACGTTCCGGCGGTAACTCCGTTAACGGTCCATCCTGTTCCCGGATCATTTCCAACCAGCCCGATTACGTCAATTACATTTCCGGTGGTAATATTAAACAGTTCATAAGCATCATTTCCATTATGAGAAATGTTACCTGAAGTTAGATCCGTTGACGCTAAAATTATCGGAGAAGAGGATCCATTACTCACAACAAATACATCATAGGGATTAATGGTTCCTGTTAAGGTAATGGGAGTAGCAATCGTACCACCATTAGTATATCTTTTAATCGAGTAATTCCCTGTTAACGTAATTGGATTTGGAGTGGGATTATAAATCTCCAGCGATTTATTATTGCTGGTTCCTTCAATGTATTCCGAAAAGAATAAGTCGGTGCACTGTGCATTGGACACAAGAGGTGATGCCAGCAATAGCATGCCGAGTAGTTTTTTCATAGCAATAGATTTTTAATAAATATAAGGTAGAATTGCCCTGAAGCAATAATTACTTATTTAAAACTTTAGGTACCCTGAAATAATCGGAATCTTTTCTGGGTGCGTTTTTTAAGGCCTCCACCTGGGTGATGGTGCTTTTATCTTCATCCTCTCGCAGCACATTGATTTCTTCACTCATGAAAATAAGCGGTTCGGTGTTGGAGGTGTCTAATTCTTCCAGCTTATCGATAAAACCCAAAATCCGATTTAAATCTTGTTTGATTTCTTCTTTCGACGCAGCATCAAATTCAAGTCGCGATAACTCGGCAATACGGTCAACACTTTTGTCGTCAATTTTCATTTCAAATAGAGTTTTGGATAAGCTTCCCGGAGATCCTGCTCAATAAGGAGCTGAACCTTCTCCTGCAAAGATAATAAATCATCTAAAACCATACCCCGGGTGGAAATGGGGGGGTGACAAACCACTTTCATTATTCCGGGTCGGGTAGGTCCGGTTAGCTTATTGACTTTCGATAGCAGCTTGTAGTTATTCAAAAAGGTAATGGGTACAACAGGAACCTGTTTTTCAATAGCCACCTTAAATGCACCCGCTTTAAAGGGATTCATCACAGGTGCCATTTTCGACTGAGTCCCTTCCGGGAAAATCACAATGGGAAACCCATCATCAATTCTTGAAGCAATAATTTTTAAGGATTGTGAAGAATCACTTTTGTTTTCCCGAATAATCGGGACATGTAAATGGGGAGCTTTGAAAAATAAACCGATAATCGGAAATTTTTTTAACGATTCCTTTCCAAGAAAAAAGAAAACACGTCCCCGCATCAATGAAAAAATGGCAAGAATGTCGAGATAACTTTGATGATTGGCAACGAGAACAAATGGTCCCTCCGGAAAATAAAAACCTTGTTTTTTAATTCGTTTTATAGGATAAAATAAAAAGAGTTGAAGTAAAGGCCACCAAAAATAGGTCTGAAGAAAAAATAAAGTGCGGGTAAATTTCAGGCGGACAAGCAACCATGCAAAAGGATAAAACACTATTCCTATTGCCATAAAAATGAGGGCGAACCAGATTTTATAAATTACATGAAAGATTCCTGCTAACATTGCACTGGCAAAATAAACAGAATTCATTAATACCGAATCATTAAATTGCACAAAAATGAAAGCAATTGCAGAAATAAGCCTGTATCCTTTAAAGGATTCCTTTATCCCGCCCATTGATGCATTTATTGAAGCATTAAACAAGTACGATTCACTTGAAGTTAGCACCAATGCATTAAGTACAATGATTAAAGGGGAATATGATGTGCTAATGGAAAAGTTGACGAAAGAAATCAAATTGCATTTTGAAGGAGGAATTCCATCCGTCTTTGTTTTAAAAATTCACGCCATTGCCGAATAAAAAACCCATACGAATAGCAGTGACGGGTCCTGAATCTACAGGTAAAACAACCCTGGCACTTGCATTATCCCAAGAGTTAAATGCTGTTTATGTTCCTGAATTTGCCCGGGAATATTTAACGGACCTTCATCGCGAGTATACTATACAAGATTTAACTAAAATTGCAGAAGGACAGAATAAATTAATCGAAGCATCTTTGAAAAATGATTGCGATTATGTGGTTGTGGATACGGATATGACGGTGATGAAAATCTGGAGTGAATTTAAGTATCAAACATGTGATGAATCCATTTTAGATGCGTATCAAAAGCAGGAATTTGATTTATATATTTTATGTGGCACTTCGATCGAATGGGAGTATGATGAATTAAGAGAGCATCCGCATTTAAGAGATTATTTTTATATGGTTTATAAAAACGAGTTGAAATTGCAGAAACGAAATTTTCTGGAGGTGGATGGCTCTGTGAAAGAGCGAGTTCAAATGGTTCTGGAAAAAATTTCATCTCA
This genomic interval from Flavobacteriales bacterium contains the following:
- a CDS encoding T9SS type A sorting domain-containing protein is translated as MKKLLGMLLLASPLVSNAQCTDLFFSEYIEGTSNNKSLEIYNPTPNPITLTGNYSIKRYTNGGTIATPITLTGTINPYDVFVVSNGSSSPIILASTDLTSGNISHNGNDAYELFNITTGNVIDVIGLVGNDPGTGWTVNGVTAGTLDHTLRRKPNVQSGTTVWTGDGENTWNVYPVNTFTYLGFHVMNTCGSLLISSNSVADFCMNNGFNFTSNPSGGTAPYTYAWEFGDGTVNVVSTQNGSYTFASAGNYNVTFVVTDASNNVYSEVYSINAFPAGPVASFTSAPMDQCEHDTLTVTNTSTGGTAPIAYSWDFDNGNTSNQSNPSAEIYSAGTYTVVLTASDVNGCSSTSSSNFTVNPQDDASISYSDVNYCPSSPNPLPTLTGTSGGTYSCNGCLINSSTGEIDIANSGNGSYTVTYTTSGTCSAVSTFNINISATGADASITPVSPVCELTSPFTLTAATAGGVWSGNGIVDINAGTFDPSAAGVGTHTITYTISGNCGDVATTSITVNANQEVMILSADTVICNDIFGIFLSAQSGGTWSGTFVNDNSNGNGFFSSAAIAPGDYYAVYTISGLCGDIDSILISVAAAPTSGFNYSVNGSTIDFTSTATNAITYFWSITEDGTTVNFTNVNPSYTMSNTSDTVYACLTVTNNEGCESIFCEYIYPTGVSENHLELIQVYPNPFNGIITLSGMEQSSSYTVELFDLIGKIVFTQQMNSTKKTSINLSSIPAGTYFIKINDGKKTRTIKLIKMS
- the gatC gene encoding Asp-tRNA(Asn)/Glu-tRNA(Gln) amidotransferase subunit GatC, whose protein sequence is MKIDDKSVDRIAELSRLEFDAASKEEIKQDLNRILGFIDKLEELDTSNTEPLIFMSEEINVLREDEDKSTITQVEALKNAPRKDSDYFRVPKVLNK
- a CDS encoding 1-acyl-sn-glycerol-3-phosphate acyltransferase, whose translation is MNSVYFASAMLAGIFHVIYKIWFALIFMAIGIVFYPFAWLLVRLKFTRTLFFLQTYFWWPLLQLFLFYPIKRIKKQGFYFPEGPFVLVANHQSYLDILAIFSLMRGRVFFFLGKESLKKFPIIGLFFKAPHLHVPIIRENKSDSSQSLKIIASRIDDGFPIVIFPEGTQSKMAPVMNPFKAGAFKVAIEKQVPVVPITFLNNYKLLSKVNKLTGPTRPGIMKVVCHPPISTRGMVLDDLLSLQEKVQLLIEQDLREAYPKLYLK
- a CDS encoding thiamine-binding protein; the protein is MKAIAEISLYPLKDSFIPPIDAFIEALNKYDSLEVSTNALSTMIKGEYDVLMEKLTKEIKLHFEGGIPSVFVLKIHAIAE
- a CDS encoding ATP-binding protein, with amino-acid sequence MPNKKPIRIAVTGPESTGKTTLALALSQELNAVYVPEFAREYLTDLHREYTIQDLTKIAEGQNKLIEASLKNDCDYVVVDTDMTVMKIWSEFKYQTCDESILDAYQKQEFDLYILCGTSIEWEYDELREHPHLRDYFYMVYKNELKLQKRNFLEVDGSVKERVQMVLEKISSQNLHN